The Anomaloglossus baeobatrachus isolate aAnoBae1 chromosome 5, aAnoBae1.hap1, whole genome shotgun sequence genome includes the window AGTACTAAGGAGATGTCTCGCTTGAAGATATTGATAAGGACACCATCAATGTAATCAAAATTTTTCACCATCTCCAAAAAAGACATTAAGTGAGAATCTCTATAAATAGCCGCCAATTTAGAAATTCCACTCTTTTCTCAATTAGCAAGGCTTAAATATGGGATATGGGTTTCTAAGGATCTAATAGAAATATCCAATAAAAGAAAAGACAGAGAATCACTTCACCCcaactcctcctcctcctacacaaaaaagggaagtgaaagtagggAGGTCAAAAATTGCAATAGATGGTTTAACTAACTCTACTGCCAAAAGGTTTCGAGTATCCCATGTGAATTTTTCTTAGTAGTCAACAAATTATAATTTTTAAGTAAAACATGGCTTACCTTCTAGGTCTGATAATGGCTTCTACCCTTGTGAGTTTTATGATGTTTAAAAATAACCcatttgtgtgtaaaatatttccCTCATTCTAATCATGTCAAgggtttctcccctgtatgaattatTCGGTGTTTTGCAAgatttgatttttggttaaaacatttcccacattttgaacatgaatatgacttttcccgaatgtgaattctctgatgtgtaacaaaatgcGATTTatatgaaaaacatttcccacattctgaacaggaatatggcatctcgcctgtgtgaattctctgatgtataacaagacttgatttttgggtaaaacatatcccacattctgaacatgaaaaaggcttctcccctgtgtgagttctctgatgtgtaacaagatgtgattttcggttaaaacatttccaacattctgaacatgaaaaaggcttatcccccgtgtgagttttctgGTGATCACGAAGATGTGCTTTCCatttaaaacctttcccacatactgaacatgagaaTGGCTTTTCCCGTGTGTGAGTACTCTGGCAACTAACAGATtctgaagaaaatcttttctcccctgtgtgaatttttttattcattttttgatATTCTGACGTTGAAAATGGCTTTTTTGCTGTAAGAGCACTTTGATTTTTAATGCTGTGTTTGTcacatttatttttcttaatagtctgtgatgaatcagaaggtagGACTTGTTTAATAGCATCAGATGATatatctttgctgtgaagggatgatggtatatctggaatagtggcattcacttcagttatgtCTTGTGTaatatcaaggtcatctgatttaaaaattgaagatgtcagttgtgcctctgatctcctggtacagtcatctgccaagaataaaaattatttttaataatatatacAAGTTGAAGGCTATAATTTATAAAATAACTTGTAATGCTGTTACTagcgtccccgcactgtcctgcaaaCTTTCCCCAATGCAGATCTCCTGGGAGTGTGCTTAGCTCACGCTCAGGGCCAGCATGCCCTAATCTGGAAGTGCCTCACAACATACGGCAGAGAGGCACTagatatttaaggcatcctcctcctatgggaggtgcctgagcaacatggtctCTCCTTAGAAACGTATTGCTAGTTGTCAGTTCTTGTTCCGTTTGCTGAGTCTTATGCTGTGTGATAACACGTGTCTGTTTCCTAGTATCCGCTGTGCCCACTGTAGatgctgcatctatctataccagTTCTTCCTGCCATATCCGCTGCACCTGCTTACAACACCCGTCCCATCTGCACCTGACCACATCAGTGACTTTCAGTATCTAATTTCCGACCCCTGCAGTCAGGCATCACAGCACCAAGACTCCCTAGTGTAGAATCTGgcagcacaagcctatcctcaccatcagaggctgaaCATGTGAACATAtactgaacatggtaaataaaaaacaatcGCGTAATTGCACTTttattgcaatttcactgcacgtggaattgtttttcccattttttcagtATACTACATAATAAAATAATAgtgtaatttaaaagtacaactcatcctgcaaaaatttTAATCCCTTATATGTCtatgttgactgaaaaataaaaaagttatgcttcttggaagaaaaggaggcaaaaaaggaaaaatatgtgaagatggggtgaagaggttaaatttTAGAAATCAAGTGGTGGGTTtcccggcctccatgtacccactgtggggtaattctaacctccctcatatgttacagttaccctgtgccGAACTTTGGATaaaaacgcccctatcagcacattcagcagaagggagagaaggaagatccatcaataagatgccgagattctaggaggatggattcattgctctcagtgggagaaacaataagaatcttgtagttatgatacttattaatggtgaataaagataaaataaatgatgttacaaagcaagctttccagactacttaggtctcttcatcaactacaagattattatttgtttctcccactgagatcaatcaatctttattcacctggtgaacctggcaccaaactaagaatctaggacgtcaccagcatcattaccttCCGCTTTCTcgtaggggtccaccatacagattagattcttcccatgattttctaagttgtctgcacattctactTACACTGTCATTTGCCTctgcagattagagatctgggcagctaagggtcaaTATCTAATTTCTGAGGATAGGGTAGATCCTATCTGAGATCTAactgatacagatctcactccaacagaagggcgtccaatACTCAAAATAATCGGtacagttttgggtggaggagcatgtggtggtctagcagcagaatggtgactatTTGATATGGATGAACTATAACCCGGTCTTACAGGCCCATCATAATATCATTCTACAAGTGAACTTTCCGCACCATTGTACGTATGCTGCCATTTGGCTTTGAAGTTTATAAATCTGCTCAGTTGTGAGTATGCGACTTCTAACTTCAACAGAAGGACCTCCAATGAGCAAAGTAATGGGGACAGTTTCAACAAATTGGCTTAGTGGCAGAATGGGGACCACTTGATGGTGATATGGCCGAACAACACCaccgataaagcagccacagccggtaacTGAGAATGActatgacttctctgcatttagtggtcactactcacctgggcggttatctgtaggaatctcctctttacaccgctcatcacccctcacatatgtctctgtagtattaatatgggtcagaccttcaccctgaaacaaatattgtgaaagtcacagacagatggagaagtcccatctatgatcagctctaatcctgccatctccacctctctcattacacaagtataaaacatataatactggaggataacacaagactgagcacaagaccttcacagccgtctacacatcatagggagatctcatggcaccttctctccatctacctgatgatcctgaggaacatcgggatcttcttgtttacagtcctgtggaagaagaggacggggacatctctctggtgttgtcctcttactggatagacctggaggagacacatacagggactgaattcattccttacatacagataattataggccgtgtgtatttagtcctgtctattacctggtgatgtgagggactggggaaccaccatcatgacgtccttgtacagatctttgtgtccttctaaatactcccactcctccatggagaaatagatggtgacgtcctgacaccttataggaacctgacacatacaatgataccatcacccccgatcccttcatagcgttactgtataatgtcccagcattcccagcagtgtcacctctccagtcagcagctcaatcatcttgtaggtgagttctagaatCTTCTGGTcactgatgtcctcatgtatcggggggtgaggtggaggccccgtgattgggctcaggggtcttccccatccctcagacacaggggcctgacagcgctcactagaggtcttcttcactactgtgtaatcctggttatggagagacacagtaataaatctcactccagacatttccagagtcctcacctctccagttctgtccatctgttattcccatagataagaatgatgtaatgtgacgtcatcagaatctctcacctctccagtaagccggaagaggatctctagggtgaggtgtaagatcctctccgccatcttgtccctgtccatatccatccttcacggggcaatcaggaggattctcttctatagagcgactgttctcccccagcatctaatgtgtatggagcctgagcccagtaatggggaatctccacacacctcctcctgcagagccgcacactagatatatggctgctctgtgcttacaggacctgtgatgatgtcacatggaggggaggagtcagggggtcacatgatcagcttctCATTTAGTCCTATATTGGCGCACACACtggaggataataataataataataataatgatgactgattgttctcagtgagagaaacattaaaattttgtagttgtgataccttttaatggctaactaaaaatacaaataatatatgatgttataaagcaagctttcatatcatattttatttttatttttatccattaaaaggtatcacaactacaaaattttaatgttgtttctctcactgagaacaatcagtcatttttcaactggctaacacggtaccaaaacctttttcttcacACTGGAGGAGACATGGTGTCAGTAAACGGTTATAGTTAACCTTTGTTGCATATGTATGTAACCCCTGTtgcatatgtatgtgacccctgttgcacatgtatgtgacccctgttgcgtatgtatgtcacccctgttgcgtatgtatgtgacccccgtTGCGCATGTATGTGACCCCCGTTGCATATGTATGTGACCCCCGTtgcatatgtatgtgacccctgttgcgtatgtatgtgacccctgcacACTTTTATTTCAGTCTTTGCTATActgaattctttattgataagttcagtTGAGGAGAAGATTTATTATTTCCACCTGATCTTGATCACAAGTCGCTGAAAATAAACAATAAACAATTCATAAATGTtgtgtacaatatatacactattAACACTATTTACACTATTACACAAAATGTCATTGTCCTAACATGTGGGAATAAAATGATAAAGCTGCAGAGTAGAATCTGTCCATAGGAAACGTCCAGAAGAATTAATCAGGAATGgatatcctgcagtgacattctccatatattgctgcatagtcactatatactgagagcctgcagtgacattccccatatattgctgcatagtcactatatactgagagcctgcagtgacattatccatatattgctgcatagtcactatatactgagagcctgcagtgacattccccatatattgctgcatagtcactatatactgagagcctgcagtgacattctccatatattgctgcatagtcactatatactgagagcctgcagtgacattctccatatattgctgtatagtcactatatactgagattctgcagtgacattccccatatattgctgcatagtcactatatactgagagcctgcagtgacattccccatatattgctgcacagTCActgtatactgagagcctgcagtgacattccccatatattgctgcatagtcactatatactgagagcctgctgtgacattccccatatactgctgcatagtcactatatactgagagcctgcagtgacattctccatatattgctgcatagtcactatatactgagagcctgcagtgacattccccatatattgctgcacagTCActgtatactgagagcctgcagtgacattccccatatattgctgcatagtcactatatactgagagactgcagtgacattccccatatattgctgcatagtcactatatactgagagcctgcagtgacattccccatatattgctgcatagtcactatatactgagagcctgcagtgacattccccatatattgctgcacagTCACTAtacactgagatcctgcagtgacattccccatatattgctgcatagtcactatatactgagagcctgcagtgacattctccatatattgctgcatagtcactatatactgagagcctgcagtgacattctccatatattgctgcatagtcactatatactgagagcctgcagtgatattccccatatattgctgcatagtcactatatactgagagcctgcagtgacattccccatatattgctgcatagtcactatatactgagagcctgcagtgacattccccatatattgctgcatagtcactatatactgagagcctgcagtgacattccccatatattactgcatagtcactatatactgagagcctgcagtgacattctccatatattgctgcatagtcactatatactgagagcctgcagtgacattccccatatattgctgcatagtcactatattatgagatcctgcagtgacattccccatatattgctgcatagtaactatatactgagagcctgcagtgacattccccatatattgctgcatagtcactatatactgagagcctgcagtgacattctccatatattgctgcatagtcactatatactgagagcctgcagtgacattctccatatattgctgcatagtcactatatactgagagcctgcagtgacattccccatatattactgcatagtcactatatactgagagcctgcagtgacattctccatatattgctgcatagtcactatatactgagagcctgcagtgacattccccatatattgctgcatagtcactatattatgagagcctgcagtgacattccccatatattgctgcatagtaactatatactgagagcctgcagtgacattccccatatattgctgcataatcactatatactgagagcctgcagtgacattctccatatattgctgcatagtcactatattctgagagcctgcagtgacattctccatatattgctgcatagtcactatatactgagagcctgcagtgacattccccatatattgctgcatagtcactatatactgagagcctgcagtgacattccccatatattgctgcatagtcactatatactgagagcctgcagtgacattccccatatattgctgcatagtcactatatactgagcctgcagtgacattccccatatattgctgcatagtcactatatactgagagcctgcagtgacattccccatatattgctgcatagtcactatatactgagagcctgcagtgacattccccatatattgctgcatagtcactatatactgagatcctgcagtgacattctccatatattgctgcatagtcactatatactaatagcctgcagtgacattctccatatattgctgtatagtcactatatactgagatcctgcagtgacattctccatatattgctgcagtcactatatactgagatcctgcagtgacattctccatatattgctgcatagtcactatatactgagagcctgcagtgacattccccatatattgctgcatagtcactatatactgagatcctgcagtgacattccccatatattgctgcatagtcactatatactgagagcctgcagtgacattctccatatattgctgcatagtcactatatactgagatcctgcagtgacattccccatatattgctgcatagtcactatatactgagaggctgcagtgacattccccatatattgctgcatagtcactatatactgagatcctgcagtgacattccccatatattgctgcatagtcactatatactgagagcctgcagtgacattccccatatattgctgcagtcactatatactgagatcctgcagtgacattctccatatattgctgcatagtcactatatactgagagcctgcagtgacattctccatatattgctgcatagtcactatatactgagaggctgcagtgacattccccatatattgctgcatagtcactatatactgagagcctgcagtgacattctccatatattgctgcatagtcactatatactgagagcctgcagtgacattccccatatattgctgcatagtcgctatatactgagagcctgcagggacattccccatatattgctgcatagtcactatatactgagagcctgcagtgacattctccatatattgctgcacagacactatatactgagatcctgcagtgacattccccatatattgctgcatagtcactatatactgagagcctgcagtgacattctccatatattgctgcacagtcactatatactgagatcctgcagtgacattctccatatattgctgcatagtcactatatactgagagcctgcagtgacattctccatatattgctgcatagtcactatatactgagaggctgcagtgacattccccatatattgctgcatagtcactatatactgagagcctgcagtgacattctccatatattgctgcatagtcactatatactgagagcctgcagtgacattccccatatattgctgcatagtcactatatactgagagcctgcagtgacattctccatatattgctgcatagtcactatatactgagagcctgctgtgacattccccatatattgctgcatagtcactatatactgagagcctgcagtgacattctccatatattgctgcatagtcactatatactgagagcctgcagtgacattccccatatattgctgcatagtcactatatactgagagcctgcagtgacattccccatatattgctgcacagtcactatatactgagagcctgcagtgacattctccatatattgctgcacagtcactatatactgagatcctgcagtgacattctccatatattgctgcatagtcactatatactgagagcctgcagtgacattctccatatattgctgcatagtcactatatactgagagcctgcagtgacattccccatatattgctgcatagtcactatatactgagagcctgcagtgacattccccatatattgctgcatagtcactatatactgagagcctgcagtgacattccccatatattgctgaatagtcactatatcctgagagcctgcagtgacattccccatatattgctgcatagtcactatatactgagagcctgcagtgacattcctcatatattgctgcatagtcactacatACTGAGaggctgcagtgacattctccatatattgctacatagtcactatatactgagagcctgcagtgacattctccatatattgctgcacagtcactatatactgagagcctgcagtgacattccccatatattgctgcatagtcactatatactgagagcctgcagtgacattccccatatattgctgaatagtcactatatcctgagatcctgcagtgacattctccatatattgctgcatagtcactatatcctgagagcctgcagtgacattccccatatattgctgcatagtcactatatactgagagcctgcagtgacattccctatATAttactgcatagtcactatatactgagagcctgcagtgacattccccatatattgctgcatagtcactatatactgagatcctgcagtgacattccccatatattgctgcatagtcactatatactgagagcctgcagtgacattctccatatattgctgcatagtcactatatactgagagcctgcagtgacattctccatatattgctgcatagtcactatatactgagagcctgcagtgatattctccatatattgctgcatagtcactatatactgagagcctgcagtgacattccccatatattgctgcatagtcactatatactgagagcctgaagtgacattccccatatatatcTGCATAGCCACAATAtactgagagtctgcagtgacattctccatatattgctgcatagttactatatactgagagtctgcagtgacattctccatatattgctgcatagtcactatatactgagatcctgcagtgacattccccatatattgctgcatagtcactatatactgagagcctgcagtgacattctccatatattgctgcatagtcactatatactgagagcctgcagtgacattccccatatattgctgcatagtcactatatactgagagcctgcagtgacattccccatatattgctgcatagtcgctatatactgagatcctgcagtgacattccccatatattgctgcatattcactatatactgagagcctgcagtgacattccccatatattgctgcatagtcactatatactgagagcttgcagtgacattccccatatattgctgcagtcactatatactgagatcctgcagtgatattccccatatattgctgcatagtcactatatactgagagcctgcagtgacattctccatatattgctgcagtcactatatactgagatcctgcagtgacattctccatatattgctgcatattcactatatactgagagcctgcagtgacattccccatatattgctgcatagtcactatatactgagagcttgcagtgacattccccatatattgctgcagtcactatatactgagatcctgcagtgacattccccatatattgctgcatagtcactatatactgagagcctgcagtgacattccccatatattgctgcatagtcactatatactgagagcctgcagtgacattctccatatattgctgcatagtcactatatactgagagcctgcagtgacattctccatatattgctgcagtcactatatactgagatcctgcagtgacattctccatatattgctgcatagtcactatatactgagatcctgcagtgacattccccatatattgctgcatagtcactatatactgagagcctgcagtgacattctccatatattgctgcagtcactatatactgagatcctgcagtgacattctccatatattgctgcagtcactatatactgagatcctgcagtgacattctccatatattgctgtatagtcactatatactgagatcctgcagtgacattctccatatattgctgcatagtcactatatactgagatcctgcagtgacattctccatatattgctgcatagtcactatatactgagagcctgcagtgacattctccatatattgctgcatagtcactatatactgagagtctgcagtgacattccccatatattgctgcatagtcactatatactgagagtctgcagtgacattctccatatattgctgcatagtcactatatactgagagtctgcagtgacattctccatatattgctgcatagtcactatatactgagatcctgcagtgacattccccatatattgctgcatagtcactatatactgagagcctgcagtgacattctccatatattgctgcatagtcactatatactgagagcctgcagtgacattccccatatattgctgcatagtcactatatactgagagcctgcagtgacattccccatatattgctgtatagtcactatatactgagagcctgcagtgacattccccatatattgctgcaaagtcactatatcctgagagcctgcagtgacattccccatatattgctgcatagtcactatatactgagagcctgcagtgacattctccatatattgctgcatagtcactatatactgagagcctgcagtgacattccccatatattgctgtatagtcactatatcctgagagcctgcagtgacattctccatatattgctgcatagtcactatatactgagagcctgcagtgacattccccatatattgctgcatagtcactatatactgagagcctgcagtgacattccccatatattcctGCAtattcactatatactgagagccaaatattgctgcatagtcactatatcctgagagcctgcagtgacattccccatatattgcgttatagtcactatatactgagagcctgcagtgacattctccatatattgctgcatagtcactatatcctgagagcctgcagtgacattccccatatattgctgcatagtcactatatgctgagagcctgcagtgacattccccatatattgctgtatagtcactatatactgagagcctgcagtgacattctccatatattgctgcatagtcactatatcatgagagcctgcagtgacattccccatatattgctgcatagtcactatatactgagagcctgcagtgacattccccatatattgctgcatagtcactatatactgagagcctgcagtgacattccccatatattcctGCAtattcactatatactgagagccaaatattgctgcatagtcactatatcctgagagcctgcagtgacattccccatatattgcgttatagtcactatatactgagagcctgcagtgacattctccatatattgctgcatagtcactatatactgagagcctgcagtgacattccccatatattgctgcatagtcactatatactgagagcctgcagtgacattccccatatattgctgcagtcactatatactgagatcctgcagtgacattctccatatattgctgcatagtcactatatactgagatcctgcagtgacattccccatatattgctgcagtcactatatactgagatcctgcagtgacattctccatatattgctgcagtcactatatactgagagcctgcagtgacattctccatatattgctgca containing:
- the LOC142310448 gene encoding oocyte zinc finger protein XlCOF8.4-like is translated as MDMDRDKMAERILHLTLEILFRLTGEDYTVVKKTSSERCQAPVSEGWGRPLSPITGPPPHPPIHEDISDQKILELTYKMIELLTGEVPIRCQDVTIYFSMEEWEYLEGHKDLYKDVMMVVPQSLTSPGLSSKRTTPERCPRPLLPQDCKQEDPDVPQDHQGEGLTHINTTETYVRGDERCKEEIPTDNRPDDCTRRSEAQLTSSIFKSDDLDITQDITEVNATIPDIPSSLHSKDISSDAIKQVLPSDSSQTIKKNKCDKHSIKNQSALTAKKPFSTSEYQKMNKKIHTGEKRFSSESVSCQSTHTREKPFSCSVCGKGFKWKAHLRDHQKTHTGDKPFSCSECWKCFNRKSHLVTHQRTHTGEKPFSCSECGICFTQKSSLVIHQRIHTGEMPYSCSECGKCFSYKSHFVTHQRIHIREKSYSCSKCGKCFNQKSNLAKHRIIHTGEKPLT